The DNA sequence GAAGACGCCGACAGCCAGCCCCCGACCGACAGCGGGCTGACCGTCGAGAACCCCGCCTTCGACGTCACGCCGCCGCGGTACGTCGACGCGATCGTGACCGAACGCGGCCAGTTCCCGCCTGAAAGCATCGTGACGCTCATGCGGGAACTGTTCGGCGAGCCGACGGACGATCCGTGGGAGAACTGATACGGTTTGCTGTACCGATGTCCCGGCCCGACCGCAGGGCAGTCGGGGTTACACCGGAACCGACTGCCAGGAGTCCGTACGAGGCTGTCGACCTCCTCTCCGAGAGCAGCCTCACGGCGACCTGCAATCGGGTGTACCGCGGCGGGCAGTGGCGACGGGAACTGTTCCTTTCGTGGATATTCGGCAATCGGAAAGTGTTAGTTACTGGTGTGAGCAACACCTCGCTATGGTAGTCCCCGAGGGGTTTGTCGTCCCACCATGGTACTTGCTTGTCCCAGTCGTCGTGATACTGGGGGGTGTCATCGCGCTGCTGTGGGCGCTCGAGCCGCCGGTGACCGATCGCACGGTGATCGCGTTTGCGCCCTGGATGATGTTCGGCTCGAGTCTGCACGTCCTCTACAAGCTGGATGCGTTTCCGGCGACCATCGAGCCCCTGTTCAGCGCGCCGATGGTCTATGCGGTAACTGCGGTCGTCGCGGGGTTGGTCTGGATCGTCGCGATCTTCCTCCACGTTGGAGGCCTCCAGCCGACGATCGCGCGGTTCGTCGGGATCGCCGGCACGGCGTTTTTCACCGTCTTTGCGATGTTTGCTATCTTCCAGAGCATCGAGTTGGGGACCTTCGCGCCGTTCTGGCCCGTCGTCGCCGTCATCGTCGCCGGCATCGTCACCGCCCTCGCGTGGCTCGTCCTCGGGCTCTGGTTTACCGACGTCGCGGCGACGACGGGCATGACCGGGGCGCTCGTCGTCTTCGGGCACACGTTAGACGGTGTCACGACAGCGGTCGGCTACGACGTCCTCGGGGCCAGCGAGAACGTCCCCCTCTCGTTGCTGATTCTGGAGGCCGGAGACTCGCTCCCGACCGCCGACGCGATCGGTGCCGGCTGGCTGTTCGTCCT is a window from the Natrinema sp. HArc-T2 genome containing:
- a CDS encoding DUF63 family protein yields the protein MVVPEGFVVPPWYLLVPVVVILGGVIALLWALEPPVTDRTVIAFAPWMMFGSSLHVLYKLDAFPATIEPLFSAPMVYAVTAVVAGLVWIVAIFLHVGGLQPTIARFVGIAGTAFFTVFAMFAIFQSIELGTFAPFWPVVAVIVAGIVTALAWLVLGLWFTDVAATTGMTGALVVFGHTLDGVTTAVGYDVLGASENVPLSLLILEAGDSLPTADAIGAGWLFVLVKVSLAMVILGLFREYIAERPSQARTILALVAAVGLGPAVHNTLLFMVG